The region TTGATGGTGTTTTTGGTAACGCAACACTAAAGGCAATAAGAGATTTTCAAATTAGCAATGGATTAGTAGCAGACGGAGTTGTTGGTAAGGAGACCTTAATGTATTTAGGGCGTCCTGGTAGCGCTGAAGGTAACCCAAGCAGATTTGGCAGATCACTTACTATGAGTGCATCCGGCTATAGTGCTTATGATGATGGAAACTCTAATCATACATATGGCGGTAATTTAGTTCGTAAAGGAATTGTAGCAGTTGATCCAGGGGTCATTCCCCTTGGAACCAGGTTATTTATACCCGGTTATGGCTACGCAATAGCAGATGATATTGGCGGCGCCATAAGAGGAGATAAGATCGATTTAGCATTTGATAGTCATGGGGAAGCCATGCAGTTTGGTAGACAACGGGTAACAGTATACATCATAGATTAGCAGGCGGTTGCCTGCTCCTTTTTTTTGCGTAAAATTTTTATTATTATATCAGATAGCTTGTATAGAAAGATATATCAAATAGGATACTACCTTTATAAAGAATAGAGAAAATACGGTTTCTCATTGAGGAGTGTAAGATTTGGATATATCAGGGAACTTACTTGCATTATCATTGGCATTTATCTCGGGTATTCTTATGGCAGTACAAGGATCACTCAATACTGGGCTAAGTAAAGTCGTTGGCCTCTTAGAGACAACATTTATTGTACATATTACAGGGACGATCTTGCTACTAATACTACTTTTTGCTTTCCATATGGGAAAAGGCAATTTATCTCTTTTAAGTGAAGCACCTTGGTATGTTTACTTAGGTGGAGTGGTTGGTGTAGGTATTATTTATTTGGTGGCTGCTAGTATACCACAGGTAGGGGTTGCCAATGCTACAACAGCAATTATTATTGGACAGGTATTAACCGCCATTGTCATCGACCATTTTGGCGCATTTGGCTTGACACAAATGGCCTATGGTTGGAATCAAATAGTTGGTCTTATCTTATTGGCCATTGGTGGCAAACTACTATTAAGTTAAATAATACACTACATTTTTAAGAAAGAATGATCTCATTAGCCTCATGTTAGAAGCATAAGGCTTTTCTGTCTGTCAGGGTACTTTCAAATTTCTAATGATACAAAGAGGAATTACAGAAACAATAGTCGAAATATCAGTAGTTATTTTTAAAATGGTAATCGGAGGAATGCTAAGTGAAAGTTTTTGACAATGATAATAGAGAAGGTTTATTGAATCGGCCGGGAAAAAGTTATTCATTAACCTTTGGCGAAGAAAAAACAAGTCATGAAGGGCTTGATGATATCTATCTAGAAATTGAAGAGCGGATATTAGAAGCCATTAAAATAGGCGAGCCTTTTACTTTCGACGGGATAAACGAGCGGGGAAATTTATATTACACGATTGAACGTACTGAAGAAGACTATATTCTAAGCGTCAAGGAAATTACAGAGGAAACAGGAGAGCTAATCAAAAGTACCTTAGAAAGTGTTAAGAAATTAGGCAAAGAGAAAATGGAAGAGATCATGGAAATCATGATTTTAGAAGATATAGACATTGATATTACAAAAACAATGGTTTTACCGTTGGAATCAAGCTATGAAGGCTTAATTGCAACCCTTCAAGAACTTAGAGAAACGGCAAATGAAGATCTTATAGATAATTTAAGACGTCTCCAAGAAATCGTTGAAGAATACGAAGAAGAAGATGAAGACGAGTATGACGACGAATTTTAATAAGGGATGGTAAAACACCCCTTTATTCATAATAGCATTACATAAAATTTATAAATATACTTGCAAAGATTCGATCAATACTCTATAATATAAAGAGTGCTCCACCATCTAAGTCTCAAAAGACATTGGTAGTGGAATAACATAATAAGGGGTTATAGCTCAGTTGGTTAGAGCGCTTCGTTGACATCGAAGAGGTCTGCGGTTCGAGTCCGCCTAACCCCACCAGTAAATTCAAGCCTTCGCAGGTATGCGAGGGCTTTTCTTATGTAAAGTTGTATCTTATGTTGTACCTTATCACATTTTTAAATGGACATTTTTAATGAATGTTTACTGTATGTGGACAGGCTTATGATAAGAAGGCCAAGATTGGGCTAAGGCTGACGTTTTAATTAAGGCAGAGCGCATAAGGAGTATAAATGGCTATCAAGTGGGCATTACTACTAGATATTGAGCATAAGCACGTTGAATTGGGAGGTGTTTATTCTGAAGTGTAAATACTGTCAAGTAAACATGGTTGTTACTGAACAAAAAGTACATGAGTGCTCCAAATGCGGGGCTAAGTACATAGACACATCTAAAAAATAATTGAAAAAGCCCCGTCTTACCTCAATTGGTAGGGCGGGGCTTTTTGCTATTGTATCCAGAATTTACATTATACTTATTGTATTTATATTCAAAGTTGTTCAACATTACTGCTTTCATTAACTTTTTCGTTAGATTCTACATTTTTATTTTCGTTGCTGCTCCTATTTTGATTCATATTATCGCCTCCTGCATGTATTATCTCCAGTTACTTAGTTAGGCGACACTAGTTATCTGATAAGGAACTTGCATTTCTGCTTCGCTTCCCAAATGGCATCACCTGTCTTAACTCCGAGTGCTTTAGCTGGATAGTTTTTTGCAAGTACACTGCCGTGTCGTGCTTTAATATCACCACATGCAACGACTGGTTTGTCTTGGATTTCTGGCCGGTCCATGCATTCTACTTGCGTAGAAATTGTCTAGGTCTCTAGATCTTACTAAGGAACTAGCCCATAAAAATCGCAATGAAAACGAAACCTACATTCAAAATGATAACAACCAAAGATACCTATATTTTATATTCTGAAAGAAGGAGAGGATGAGTATCTTGAATAAAAATTTTATTATTACTTTAAGTTTTGCACCATAGCCACAAATTCTGCTGTTGCCTGATCTAGGTTCTCAGCATTGATAATTGCATCATAGGCAACGTTCTTTGGACTTTCAAATCCATACAAAAGATCATAGTAATCCGTGAGCAAAGTGGTAACTAATTCTTCAATATGGTTATTTGTGAGGCATTCCAGTAAGAATGCCGTTTTTTTCTTACCTAAATTTTTCGAAATAGCCTGAATGCCCTGCTGTATTTTTGCTTTATCAATAGAATCATTGGTACTATACTCGGCAATTAATCGCTGCACCCTTGTTGGAATACTAGCGTGAACAAGTATTTTTTTGCCTGACTGCATACGTTGATATAAAACTTTAGGTATATAGACATTGCCGATTCGATTGCTTTCGCATTCAACAATGAAGTAAGGTTCATTGTTGAATTCTTCTAAAAGATTTAAAATTGCAGTTTCAAACATAGGCATTGGTGTGCTATTGCCGAGGCCAATTTGTCCAAAGACAGAACCGCGGTGATTGGCAAGTTCCTCTAAATTAATTGTTGGGATTCCTTGTGATGACAATTTATTGAGCATTGTTGTTTTTCCAACTCCAGTGGCACCATGCAGTACCAAAACCTGAGGCTTTAGATCAAATGATTCCAAGTGATCCAGAACATAACGGCGATATGATTTATAGCCTCCAGCCAATTGACATACTGAAACATTTAGCATGTCCAAAATGTTGGCAATGGACTTAGAACGCATTCCGCCACGCCAGCAATATATAACAATTTGATGATTTTTTGCATAAGCTGTGATGGTTTTTATTATATCGGGCAATTTAGGTGATACAATTTCTAACCCTAGTTGTTTAGCAGCATCAACACTAACTTGTTTATACAATGTACCAACTGAGGCTCGTTCATCATTAGAGAATATAGGAATATTCAATGCTCCAGGTAAATGCCCTTCCGCAAATTCCTTTGGTGTACGGACATCAATAAACAATCGATTAGGCAATTGTAATGAATCTTGGATAGAAATTACTTTGTACAATTTTTATTCATCCCTTTAACCGCTCTTTTTGTTTCATTTGCTAAAAATACATTCGTTAACATTGATATTATAGCAGAAAAAACATTCACTTCGGTTGGTTTGGGCATTTTTTCCTTAAGGGGTATTGCAAAAATATACAAATTCGCAAAATTAGGGAGGGTTTCGTGTATTTGTGTGGTAAAATTGGAATATAAGTAAACTATAGTTTAATACATAAGGCGAATGGCAGTGAAGATTGTTTACCGTCGCTGTTGATGCGCAAGAATAGGAAAGGACGAGTGAAGTATGCATGAGGAGATTGTTTTTTGTAAAGGCGGAGGTTGCACCGCTAAACTAGGGCCGGGAATGTTGTCTTCCGTTCTTCAGAAGTTGCCTAAGGGTGCAGATCCAAATTTGCTGGTAGGCTTTGATAGTTCTGATGATGCGGCTGTATATCAGTTGACAGATGATGTAGCAGTTGTTCAGACACTGGATTTTTTCCCGCCTATGGTGGACGACCCTTATACTTTTGGACAGATCGCAGCGACTAACGCTCTTTCAGATATATATGCAATGGGAGGACAGGTCAAGACGGCACTTAATATTGTGTGCTTCCCTGAGAAGATGGATCTAAATATTTTGGGAGAAATCATGCGGGGAGGCAATGAAAAAGTACAAGAGGCAGGAGGCATCCTGGTAGGTGGACATTCCATTGCTGATAGTGATGTGAAGTATGGTCTTTCTGTAATGGGTACCATCCATCCAGATAAGATTTACAAGAACAATGCCTGCCAAGAGGGAGATTACCTGCTTTTAACAAAACCTCTGGGCGTAGGTATTGTTTGTACTGCCCAGCGAGTAGGCGAGAGTTCTAAGGAAGCCATGGATCTGGCCATCCGTTCTATGACGACCCTTAATAAATATGCAGCGGAAATTATCGGAAAGTACCGTGTACATGC is a window of Pelosinus sp. IPA-1 DNA encoding:
- a CDS encoding 3D domain-containing protein translates to MKKFHVLAALIFCMLLSSVVAFAAPGDKLIKLGMRGEDVQMVQKSLLEKGFYVGEIDGVFGNATLKAIRDFQISNGLVADGVVGKETLMYLGRPGSAEGNPSRFGRSLTMSASGYSAYDDGNSNHTYGGNLVRKGIVAVDPGVIPLGTRLFIPGYGYAIADDIGGAIRGDKIDLAFDSHGEAMQFGRQRVTVYIID
- a CDS encoding DMT family transporter — its product is MDISGNLLALSLAFISGILMAVQGSLNTGLSKVVGLLETTFIVHITGTILLLILLFAFHMGKGNLSLLSEAPWYVYLGGVVGVGIIYLVAASIPQVGVANATTAIIIGQVLTAIVIDHFGAFGLTQMAYGWNQIVGLILLAIGGKLLLS
- the mnmH gene encoding tRNA 2-selenouridine(34) synthase MnmH, translated to MYKVISIQDSLQLPNRLFIDVRTPKEFAEGHLPGALNIPIFSNDERASVGTLYKQVSVDAAKQLGLEIVSPKLPDIIKTITAYAKNHQIVIYCWRGGMRSKSIANILDMLNVSVCQLAGGYKSYRRYVLDHLESFDLKPQVLVLHGATGVGKTTMLNKLSSQGIPTINLEELANHRGSVFGQIGLGNSTPMPMFETAILNLLEEFNNEPYFIVECESNRIGNVYIPKVLYQRMQSGKKILVHASIPTRVQRLIAEYSTNDSIDKAKIQQGIQAISKNLGKKKTAFLLECLTNNHIEELVTTLLTDYYDLLYGFESPKNVAYDAIINAENLDQATAEFVAMVQNLK
- the selD gene encoding selenide, water dikinase SelD; amino-acid sequence: MHEEIVFCKGGGCTAKLGPGMLSSVLQKLPKGADPNLLVGFDSSDDAAVYQLTDDVAVVQTLDFFPPMVDDPYTFGQIAATNALSDIYAMGGQVKTALNIVCFPEKMDLNILGEIMRGGNEKVQEAGGILVGGHSIADSDVKYGLSVMGTIHPDKIYKNNACQEGDYLLLTKPLGVGIVCTAQRVGESSKEAMDLAIRSMTTLNKYAAEIIGKYRVHACTDVTGFSFLGHLQEMLGDGFGAEIDSLQIPYIPEAVHYANEFFLTAAAQRNRNHVGDRVDFRKVPFAMEEILFDPQTSGGLLISLPLEDAELVLHEIKSLGLPCGLVGTVTKKDDKRIIVR